A single window of Vigna radiata var. radiata cultivar VC1973A chromosome 4, Vradiata_ver6, whole genome shotgun sequence DNA harbors:
- the LOC106758528 gene encoding adenylate isopentenyltransferase 5, chloroplastic-like, whose amino-acid sequence MASFTTSPSQVGKKKVLFIMGATGSGKTKLSISLAMQFPSEIINSDKIQIYKGLDIITNKVSESQRSGIPHHLLAIVDDPDYDFTIHDFCYHVLHALDTIVQNGHLPIIVGGSNTYLTALLEDPDVAFCSKYDCCFIWVDVSLPVLFPYLDKRVDEMVDAGVVDEIREAFVAGADCSRGIRRAIGVPELGEFFLREKEIDDEAQKEKMLQHAITKTKENTHKLAERQLSKIRNMNHDFKMFRIDSTQVFEAVLNGVDYKQLYEEIVFKPCMEILKQFLEETTVVKKTSQIGEQAMVCV is encoded by the coding sequence ATGGCTTCTTTCACTACTTCACCTTCACAGGTTGGGAAGAAGAAGGTTTTGTTCATAATGGGTGCAACTGGCTCAGGTAAGACCAAACTCTCCATCAGTTTGGCCATGCAATTTCCCTCTGAAATCATCAACTCTGACAAAATCCAAATTTATAAGGGTCTTGACATCATCACCAACAAGGTTTCAGAGTCTCAACGTTCTGGCATTCCCCATCATCTTCTTGCCATCGTTGACGACCCTGATTACGACTTCACCATTCATGACTTTTGCTATCATGTCCTTCACGCTCTTGATACCATCGTTCAAAACGGACACCTACCCATTATCGTGGGTGGCTCCAACACTTACCTCACAGCCTTGCTCGAGGACCCTGACGTTGCTTTTTGTTCCAAATATGATTGTTGTTTCATTTGGGTCGATGTGTCTTTACCAGTGTTGTTTCCTTATCTGGACAAAAGGGTGGACGAAATGGTTGATGCTGGAGTTGTGGATGAGATTCGAGAAGCTTTTGTTGCTGGAGCAGATTGCAGTCGTGGGATTAGAAGAGCCATTGGAGTTCCTGAGCTTGGAGAGTTTTTCCTTCGGGAGAAGGAAATAGACGACGAGGCTCAGAAGGAGAAGATGCTACAACATGCTATTACGAAAACCAAAGAGAACACTCATAAGTTGGCTGAGAGACAACTCTCGAAGATCCGAAACATGAACCATGACTTCAAAATGTTCAGAATTGATTCCACACAAGTGTTTGAGGCTGTTTTAAATGGAGTGGATTATAAACAATTGTACGAAGAGATTGTGTTCAAACCATGCATGGAGATATTGAAGCAATTTCTAGAAGAGACAACTGTTGTGAAAAAGACATCTCAAATTGGTGAACAAGC